A single window of Watersipora subatra chromosome 9, tzWatSuba1.1, whole genome shotgun sequence DNA harbors:
- the LOC137404526 gene encoding very low-density lipoprotein receptor-like, which produces MCWKLEFNRGTKLAKNHITCSRITLNIIGLLLVLIIGAIAAVFATYSTEWFPKLGRNDNHHAAIGRNDPRIVMLTKDNIQYCTNTTNDPKKMMGTYVFKCGNNALSECLPMSLRCDGYRDCYNDESDELNCADFCRRATRRKIRFQCNVQDDEDVTEDVCINADYRCDGEVDCTAESEDNNDESSCPNTFEVLATGIKCSVENSFVCADNQLCVRPEDRCNGYENCYDGSDEVGCN; this is translated from the exons atgtgTTGGAAACTGGAGTTCAACCGCGGAACCAAGTTGGCGAAGAACCACATTACCTGCAGTAGAATAACTCTGAATATTATTGGACTGCTTCTGGTACTCATAATTG GAGCGATAGCTGCTGTTTTTGCGACTTACTCTACCGAATGGTTCCCAAAACTTGGAAGAAATGACAACCACCATGCTGCCATTGGTAGAAATGATCCAAGGATTGTGATGCTGACCAAGGACAACATCCAATACTGTACCAACACCACCAATGATCCAAAAAAAATGATG GGAACATATGTGTTCAAGTGTGGCAACAATGCCCTGTCCGAGTGCCTTCCGATGAGCCTTCGATGTGATGGATATCGAGACTGCTACAACGATGAAAGCGATGAACTCAACTGCGCAGACTTCTGCAGAAGAGCAACAAGGCGTAAGATACGATTCCAATGTAATGTACAAGATGACGAGGATGTGACTGAGGATGTGTGTATTAACGCAGACTACAGATGCGATGGTGAGGTGGACTGTACCGCCGAATCTGAGGATAACAACGATGAGAGCAGCTGCCCGAAtacg TTCGAAGTGCTGGCTACTGGCATCAAGTGCAGTGTGGAAAACAGCTTCGTCTGCGCCGACAATCAACTATGCGTACGACCTGAAGATCGTTGCAACGGCTACGAAAACTGTTATGATGGTAGTGATGAGGTTGGCTGTAACTAG
- the LOC137404521 gene encoding diphosphomevalonate decarboxylase-like → MVVEKICVTCTAPVNIAVIKYWGKRDEELVLPENSSLSVTLSQDQLCAKTTVMVNPQFKADRMWLNGREEVINKRLSNVIKEVKRLAEQKFTSDNHILDFHLHICSENNFPTAAGLASSAAGLACLAMALCKVYGVTDKDSISRVARVGSGSACRSVYGGFVAWRMGKLSDGSDSIAEQVAPQSHWPQLKCLILVVSADKKAVGSTAGMQNSVSTSSLFKHRAQSVVPERMEVMERAIAEKDFETFAKITMQDSNQLHAICLDTYPPIFYMNDVSRRIVLFVNEYNDYKGSLKVAYTFDAGPNACLYLLDDCVEEVASLVRYYFPPTDGELTVKGIPLKHQLNQEFVEGSKICPSIASLAYMISTEVGSDPRVLDNSESLLANDGMPISIS, encoded by the exons ATGGTCGTTGAAAAAATATGTGTAACTTGTACTGCGCCAGTTAACATCGCagttataaaatatt GGGGAAAACGAGATGAAGAGTTGGTACTGCCTGAAAATAGCTCACTCAGTGTTACGCTCTCTCAGGATCAA TTGTGTGCCAAGACGACTGTAATGGTGAATCCTCAGTTCAAGGCCGATCGAATGTGGCTGAACGGTAG AGAGGAAGTTATCAACAAAAGGCTATCAAATGTAATCAAAGAAG TTAAACGGCTCGCTGAACAGAAATTCACCTCGGATAATCACATTCTAGACTTTCACCTGCATATCTGTTCTGAAAATAACTTTCCTACTGCTGCCGGCCTGGCCTCTAGTGCTGCCGGGCTTGCATGTCTTG CCATGGCACTGTGCAAAGTGTATGGTGTAACTGACAAGGACAGTATCAGCAGGGTAGCCAG AGTAGGGTCAGGAAGTGCGTGTAGGAGCGTATACGGAGGCTTTGTGGCTTGGCGAATGGGGAAACTCTCTGATGGCAGCGACAGCATTGCAGAACAAGTTGCTCCTCAATCCCATTGGCCGCAACTCAAGTGTCTTATCCTTGTG GTGTCAGCTGATAAGAAGGCGGTGGGAAGTACTGCGGGCATGCAGAACTCTGTCTCAACTAGTTCTCTTTTCAAGCACAGAGCCCAGTCTGTCGTACCAGAAAGAATGGAGGTGATGGAGCGAGCTATAGCTGAGAAAGACTTTGAAACCTTTGCTAAAATCACCATGCAG GACAGCAACCAGCTGCATGCTATTTGTCTTGACACATATCCTCCTATATTCTACATGAATGATGTCTCCAGACGCATTGTCCTCTTCGTCAATGAGTACAATGACTACAAAGGCTCTCTAAAG GTTGCTTATACCTTTGACGCTGGACCCAACGCATGTCTCTACTTGCTGGATGACTGTGTAGAGGAAGTTGCCTCCCTTGTTCGCTATTATTTTCCACCAACAGATGGCGAATTAACGGTGAAAGGAATTCCCCTCAAGCATCAGCTTAACCAG GAGTTTGTAGAAGGTAGCAAAATCTGCCCATCTATAGCAAGTCTGGCGTATATGATTTCCACCGAG GTAGGCTCAGATCCAAGAGTTTTGGATAACTCGGAGAGCCTTCTCGCTAATGATGGGATGCCCATCTCTATATCTTGA